A section of the Arcobacter roscoffensis genome encodes:
- a CDS encoding ATP-dependent helicase, which yields MSENLLSLLNDSQKDAAQHIDGSLLILAGAGSGKTKTITTRLAYLISIGIDPSSILTLTFTNKAAAEMRERAFSLIDPAMINTPPLLCTFHKFGLLFLKFHMSELDRKNNFIIIDTDDKKRILKSIEKDITTSLLVSEISKYKNTLITPSEAKAGAELKLYQQIADVYEKYEAYLAKNNLVDFDDLILLPYLILKNNDKLAEEISQKYQYIMVDEYQDTNELQYKLLKKLCTSHNNLCVVGDDDQSIYGWRGATIKNILNFSKHFEDTKVVKLEENYRSTDTILDHANQLIEHNRDRLGKKLVGTRQKGDSIRIYESHDENEETRKIIDDIKKLLDSGISAKDVAILFRVNALSRSLEEGFNRAGLNYKLVGGMKFYERAEIKDLIAYFRVLTNSHDNFSLKRIVNKPKRGIGKTTIEKLDAKSAELQKPIFEIIQSFDAEELSAVVGKKNSRTLKVFEASIMDLKEQLKESKMKFLDLFEEAFDYRASYDTVPDGFDRQGNIDEFYGYIRDFFIQNPHLDLKDFLNEIALESENDGLYNEAVSMMSIHASKGLEFKHLFIIGFEEGFFPITGDGSDIEEERRLGYVAITRAMDNLTLSFAHSRFYKGKRASLTKSRFLSESGLIKGCLTIEKHSSFKKGDLVQHKIFGMGRVQKANKAGKDYKLTINFGGQRRDILSSFVEKI from the coding sequence ATGTCAGAAAATCTATTATCATTACTAAACGATTCGCAAAAAGATGCAGCACAACATATTGATGGTTCACTGTTGATTTTAGCAGGAGCAGGATCTGGAAAAACAAAAACAATCACAACAAGACTAGCATACTTAATTTCAATTGGAATAGATCCAAGTTCTATTTTAACGCTTACTTTTACAAATAAAGCAGCAGCAGAGATGAGAGAAAGAGCTTTTAGTTTAATTGACCCAGCAATGATAAATACTCCACCATTATTATGTACATTCCACAAGTTTGGATTACTTTTCTTAAAATTTCATATGAGTGAACTTGATAGAAAAAACAACTTTATTATTATCGATACTGATGATAAAAAACGAATATTAAAATCAATAGAAAAAGATATAACAACATCACTTTTAGTTAGTGAAATATCAAAATATAAGAATACTTTAATCACGCCTAGTGAAGCAAAAGCAGGTGCTGAATTAAAACTTTATCAACAAATAGCTGATGTATATGAAAAATATGAAGCTTATTTAGCAAAAAACAATCTTGTTGATTTTGATGATTTAATTTTACTTCCTTATTTGATTTTAAAAAACAATGATAAATTAGCAGAAGAGATTAGTCAAAAATATCAATACATTATGGTTGATGAGTACCAAGATACAAATGAACTTCAATATAAGTTACTTAAAAAACTTTGTACATCACACAATAACCTTTGTGTTGTTGGTGATGATGATCAATCTATTTATGGCTGGAGAGGTGCTACAATTAAAAATATTCTTAATTTTAGTAAGCATTTTGAAGATACAAAAGTTGTAAAACTAGAAGAAAACTATAGATCAACAGATACAATATTAGATCATGCCAACCAGTTGATTGAGCATAATAGAGATAGACTTGGTAAAAAACTTGTAGGAACTAGACAAAAAGGTGATTCAATAAGAATTTATGAATCACATGATGAAAATGAAGAAACAAGAAAAATCATTGATGATATTAAAAAACTTTTAGATAGTGGTATTAGTGCAAAAGATGTGGCAATCTTATTTAGAGTAAATGCCCTATCAAGATCTCTTGAAGAAGGTTTCAATAGAGCTGGGCTTAACTATAAACTAGTTGGTGGTATGAAGTTCTATGAAAGAGCAGAAATTAAAGATTTAATTGCTTATTTTAGAGTACTTACAAATTCACATGATAACTTCTCATTAAAAAGAATTGTAAATAAACCAAAAAGAGGTATTGGAAAAACAACTATAGAAAAACTTGATGCCAAATCAGCAGAACTTCAAAAACCTATTTTTGAAATTATTCAAAGTTTTGATGCCGAAGAATTATCAGCAGTTGTTGGAAAGAAAAACTCAAGAACTTTGAAAGTATTTGAAGCTTCTATTATGGATTTAAAAGAACAGCTAAAAGAATCTAAGATGAAATTTTTAGATTTATTTGAGGAAGCTTTTGATTACAGAGCATCTTATGATACTGTTCCAGATGGTTTTGATAGACAAGGAAATATTGATGAGTTTTATGGTTATATTAGAGATTTCTTTATTCAAAATCCACATTTAGATTTAAAAGACTTTTTAAATGAAATCGCTTTAGAGAGTGAAAATGATGGTCTTTATAATGAAGCAGTTTCAATGATGAGTATTCATGCTTCAAAAGGTTTGGAGTTTAAACATCTATTTATTATTGGTTTTGAAGAAGGTTTCTTCCCAATTACAGGTGATGGAAGTGATATCGAAGAAGAAAGAAGATTAGGTTATGTAGCTATTACAAGAGCGATGGATAATCTTACTTTATCTTTTGCTCATTCAAGATTTTATAAAGGTAAGAGAGCATCTTTAACAAAATCTAGATTTTTAAGTGAATCAGGACTTATTAAAGGCTGTTTAACTATAGAGAAACACTCATCATTTAAAAAAGGTGATTTAGTTCAACATAAGATATTTGGTATGGGAAGAGTTCAAAAAGCTAATAAAGCTGGGAAAGATTATAAACTAACTATTAATTTTGGTGGACAAAGAAGAGATATCTTATCTTCATTTGTAGAAAAGATATAA
- the truB gene encoding tRNA pseudouridine(55) synthase TruB, with amino-acid sequence MQKKLYNKEPLNKLVVVKKPIFRSSNSYLNQIKRKYKNKKAGFSGTLDPFACGCLIVAFGQYSKLFNYMSKTPKTYRAVVWLGAQSESLDIENMISIEDEQRVNLELIKEEISKLQGIHEYYPPKFSAKKINGKRAYDLARQGEEVKMKKSSMTISDTKFISYNHPFITFEATVSEGSYIRSLAQILLERLNRKGTLSYLERLNEGKFFYENEKDLNPLDYIDLPKNKYSGTKEWLDTGKKISIDYLENKNDGKYLIVFDTFFSIIQIENSEVKYLLNKVTL; translated from the coding sequence TTGCAAAAAAAGTTATATAATAAAGAGCCTTTAAATAAGTTAGTTGTTGTAAAAAAACCAATTTTTAGAAGTTCAAACTCTTATTTAAATCAGATAAAAAGAAAATATAAAAATAAAAAGGCAGGTTTTAGTGGAACACTAGACCCCTTTGCTTGTGGATGCTTAATAGTTGCCTTTGGACAATACTCTAAACTTTTTAATTATATGAGTAAAACACCTAAAACTTATAGAGCAGTTGTATGGCTTGGAGCTCAATCTGAATCCTTGGACATTGAAAATATGATTAGTATTGAAGATGAACAAAGAGTTAATCTTGAACTTATAAAAGAAGAAATATCTAAGCTTCAAGGAATACATGAATATTATCCACCAAAGTTTTCTGCTAAAAAAATAAATGGTAAAAGAGCTTATGACTTAGCAAGACAGGGTGAAGAAGTGAAGATGAAAAAATCATCTATGACTATAAGTGATACGAAGTTTATTTCTTATAATCATCCTTTTATTACTTTTGAAGCTACAGTTAGCGAGGGCTCATATATAAGAAGTCTAGCTCAGATACTACTTGAAAGACTTAATAGAAAAGGTACATTATCATATTTAGAAAGACTTAATGAAGGTAAATTCTTTTATGAAAATGAAAAAGACTTAAATCCACTTGATTATATTGATTTACCAAAAAATAAATATTCTGGTACAAAAGAATGGCTTGATACTGGGAAAAAAATATCAATAGATTATTTAGAAAATAAAAATGATGGTAAATATCTTATTGTATTTGATACGTTTTTTAGTATAATCCAAATTGAAAATAGTGAAGTTAAATACTTATTAAATAAGGTTACTTTGTAA
- a CDS encoding 4-(cytidine 5'-diphospho)-2-C-methyl-D-erythritol kinase: MQAKSYAKVNVFLKIAGKRDTYHELVSRFIRVHSLYDEFSFVKTNRKAFNIIGDFGCKLESNTVYKAYNLIKHMKNVEDFFQEYSVKIDKNIPEFAGLGGGSSNAATFLLMANKYCNLGLSKDELCDIAVKIGADVPFFVYEYDSANVTGIGEVVEIFDEELLDIKTITPDIKCDTGKIFTHFREHFYKEICKEEKEKLLNMKSIDILKELNISEANDLYEPAIMAEPLLEEYAKSNWYFSGSGSSFFTINEEE; encoded by the coding sequence ATGCAAGCTAAATCATATGCTAAAGTTAATGTATTTTTAAAAATAGCAGGAAAAAGAGATACATACCATGAACTTGTATCTAGGTTCATACGAGTTCATAGTCTGTATGACGAATTCTCTTTTGTTAAAACGAATAGGAAAGCTTTTAACATTATAGGGGATTTTGGATGTAAATTAGAATCAAATACTGTATATAAAGCATACAATTTGATAAAACACATGAAAAATGTAGAAGATTTTTTTCAAGAATATAGTGTAAAGATTGATAAAAATATCCCAGAATTTGCAGGCTTAGGTGGTGGTAGTTCTAATGCTGCTACTTTTTTGTTAATGGCAAATAAATATTGTAATTTAGGTTTATCAAAAGATGAATTATGTGATATTGCTGTAAAAATTGGTGCGGATGTTCCATTTTTTGTATATGAATATGATAGTGCTAATGTTACAGGTATTGGAGAAGTTGTTGAAATATTTGACGAAGAGCTTTTAGATATAAAAACAATTACACCAGATATAAAATGCGATACGGGTAAAATTTTTACGCATTTTAGAGAACATTTTTATAAAGAAATATGTAAAGAAGAAAAAGAAAAACTATTAAATATGAAATCAATAGATATTTTGAAAGAGTTAAATATTAGTGAAGCAAATGATTTGTACGAACCTGCAATCATGGCTGAACCACTTTTAGAAGAGTATGCAAAAAGTAATTGGTACTTTAGTGGAAGTGGAAGCTCTTTCTTTACTATAAACGAGGAAGAATAA
- the smpB gene encoding SsrA-binding protein SmpB encodes MAKKKEKEKNLVFKNKKAWHDYHILDTYEAGVSLQGSEVKAIRDGRVNLKDTHVRIIKDEVFLLNMHISHLSTAHTTFRPNERRDRKLLLHRKEIEKLHTKVTKDGITIVALKLYFNSKNMVKVQIATAQGKKLHDKREDMKRKTMQRETQMTLKNWK; translated from the coding sequence ATGGCTAAAAAGAAAGAAAAAGAGAAAAATCTTGTATTTAAAAATAAAAAGGCATGGCATGATTATCATATTTTAGATACATATGAAGCTGGCGTTTCTCTTCAAGGAAGTGAAGTTAAAGCTATAAGAGATGGTAGAGTTAATCTAAAAGATACACACGTAAGAATTATTAAAGATGAAGTATTTTTATTAAATATGCATATTTCACATTTGAGTACTGCTCATACAACTTTTAGACCAAATGAAAGAAGAGATAGAAAACTTTTACTTCATAGAAAAGAAATAGAAAAGCTTCATACTAAAGTTACTAAAGATGGTATTACTATAGTTGCTTTAAAATTATACTTTAATTCTAAGAATATGGTTAAGGTACAAATAGCCACAGCGCAGGGTAAAAAACTTCATGATAAGCGTGAAGATATGAAGAGAAAAACTATGCAAAGAGAGACTCAAATGACTCTAAAAAACTGGAAGTAA
- the ccoN gene encoding cytochrome-c oxidase, cbb3-type subunit I has translation MQNGAKIEYDYSVAKAFTFATILFGIIGMTIGVILAFQLAFPGLNNLAGEYGTFSRLRPLHTNGVAFGFALSGIFAAWYYLSQRVLKVSLKESPFLMAVAKLHFALYFITILLAVVTLFMGITTSKEYAELEWPLDILVVVWWVLWGISIFGLIGIRRERTLYISIWYMIATFIAVAMLYLFNNMEVPTALVSGYGSWIHSVSMYSGTNDALVQWWYGHNAVAFVFTTPIIAMIYYFLPKESGQNVYSYKLSILAFWGLLFVYLWAGGHHLIYSTVPDWMQTMGSVMSVVLILPSWGSAINMLLTMKGEWQQLQTNTLIKFMVLASTFYMLSTIEGPIQAIKSVNAIAHFTDWIPGHVHDGVLGWVVFMIMAALYHMVPRMYKRELYSKSLMDTQFWLQTTGIVLYFTSMWIAGITQGMMWRAYDEYGSLVYSFIDTVVVLKPYYTIRAVGGLLYLIGFFMFAYNIYKTIKCGRVLDKEPVNTTPVAA, from the coding sequence ATGCAAAACGGTGCAAAAATTGAGTACGATTACTCAGTTGCAAAAGCCTTTACATTTGCAACAATTTTGTTTGGTATCATTGGTATGACAATTGGTGTTATACTAGCGTTTCAATTAGCTTTCCCAGGTTTAAACAACCTAGCAGGGGAATATGGTACTTTCAGTAGATTAAGACCTTTACACACTAATGGTGTTGCTTTTGGTTTTGCTCTAAGTGGTATTTTTGCGGCATGGTATTACCTTTCGCAAAGAGTATTAAAGGTTTCTTTAAAAGAATCGCCATTTTTAATGGCAGTAGCAAAATTACATTTTGCTTTATACTTCATCACTATTCTTTTAGCTGTTGTTACTCTATTTATGGGTATTACAACTTCAAAAGAGTATGCTGAGTTAGAGTGGCCATTAGACATTTTAGTTGTTGTATGGTGGGTTTTATGGGGAATTTCAATTTTTGGTTTAATTGGAATTAGAAGAGAAAGAACTTTATATATCTCTATTTGGTATATGATTGCTACATTTATTGCTGTTGCAATGTTATATTTATTTAACAATATGGAAGTTCCAACTGCATTAGTATCAGGTTATGGATCGTGGATTCACTCTGTTTCTATGTATTCAGGTACAAATGACGCACTAGTACAATGGTGGTATGGACACAATGCTGTTGCATTCGTATTTACTACACCAATTATTGCGATGATTTATTACTTCTTACCTAAAGAATCAGGACAAAATGTTTATTCTTATAAACTTTCTATCTTAGCATTCTGGGGATTATTATTTGTTTACTTATGGGCTGGTGGACACCACCTTATTTATTCAACTGTTCCAGATTGGATGCAGACAATGGGTTCTGTAATGTCAGTTGTATTAATTTTACCATCATGGGGATCTGCTATTAATATGCTTTTAACTATGAAAGGTGAATGGCAACAGTTACAAACAAATACATTAATTAAATTCATGGTATTAGCTTCAACTTTCTATATGTTATCTACTATTGAAGGTCCAATTCAAGCTATTAAATCTGTAAATGCAATTGCACACTTTACTGACTGGATTCCAGGTCACGTACATGATGGTGTATTAGGTTGGGTTGTATTTATGATTATGGCTGCTTTATATCACATGGTTCCAAGAATGTATAAAAGAGAATTATACTCTAAGTCATTAATGGATACTCAATTCTGGTTACAAACAACTGGTATTGTTTTATACTTTACATCTATGTGGATTGCAGGTATTACTCAAGGTATGATGTGGAGAGCTTATGACGAATATGGTTCATTAGTTTACTCATTCATTGATACTGTTGTAGTATTAAAACCATACTATACTATTAGAGCTGTTGGTGGGTTATTATACCTAATCGGATTCTTTATGTTTGCATACAACATTTATAAAACAATTAAATGTGGTAGAGTATTAGATAAAGAACCAGTTAATACAACGCCTGTAGCTGCATAA
- the ccoO gene encoding cytochrome-c oxidase, cbb3-type subunit II: MFHWFEQRPFFFAVLVFVFISFAGIVEVIPDFAKQSRPTVGTKPYTLLELAGRQVYIKDSCNACHSQLIRPFKSETDRYGMYSLSGEYAYDRPFLWGSKRTGPDLMRVGNYRTTDWHENHMLDPESVVPGSIMPAYPHQFENIADLETAYAEAYTVKTVFNTPYDVDIDGDGQIDVPLGDFESAIAKAKADAKEIAADMKNQAVKDAVANGQVPEIVALIAYLNSLK, translated from the coding sequence ATGTTTCATTGGTTTGAACAAAGACCGTTTTTCTTTGCGGTATTAGTATTCGTATTTATTTCATTTGCAGGTATCGTAGAAGTAATTCCAGATTTTGCAAAACAGTCTAGACCAACAGTTGGTACTAAACCATATACATTATTAGAGTTAGCAGGTAGACAAGTATATATCAAAGATTCTTGTAATGCGTGTCACTCTCAATTAATTAGACCATTTAAATCAGAAACTGATAGATATGGTATGTACTCATTATCTGGTGAGTATGCTTATGATAGACCATTTTTATGGGGATCAAAAAGAACTGGACCAGACTTAATGAGAGTAGGAAACTACAGAACTACTGACTGGCATGAAAATCACATGTTAGATCCAGAATCTGTTGTTCCTGGTTCAATTATGCCAGCATATCCTCACCAGTTTGAGAATATTGCTGATTTAGAAACTGCATATGCAGAAGCATATACAGTAAAAACAGTATTCAATACTCCATATGATGTAGATATTGATGGAGATGGACAAATTGATGTTCCATTAGGTGATTTTGAATCTGCTATTGCAAAAGCAAAAGCTGATGCAAAAGAGATTGCTGCTGATATGAAAAATCAAGCTGTAAAAGATGCTGTTGCAAACGGTCAGGTTCCTGAAATAGTTGCATTAATTGCATATTTAAATTCTTTAAAATAG
- a CDS encoding cbb3-type cytochrome oxidase subunit 3 — MDYETLVTVQGYAKFFLILAVFIIFYSYAYSIYKRDKSGERDFEKYSKLVHDDADVSTPLEDRKKDKDIDNKET, encoded by the coding sequence ATGGATTATGAAACACTGGTTACTGTGCAAGGTTATGCTAAATTCTTTTTGATTTTAGCTGTATTTATTATTTTTTACTCTTATGCTTACTCTATATACAAAAGAGATAAAAGTGGTGAAAGAGATTTTGAAAAATATTCTAAACTAGTGCACGATGATGCAGATGTTTCAACTCCTCTAGAAGATAGAAAAAAAGATAAAGATATAGATAATAAGGAGACATAA
- a CDS encoding c-type cytochrome, with the protein MKSMVVGGIVLIIALLAGTYFAAGDAFSSDISNINSLTMLGAVAIITIVVFVVLKYVNQMKNDTASGELAEDNWDGIGEYKNPIPTGWGLAFIGTIIWMFWYFTVGYPINGFSQIGQWNEETLEYNKKFEAKWENPSQETLEAMGSSLYLVQCAPCHGVDAEGINGKAHNLTKRFAKDQVVHVIKNGANNLKTAYPAGMPPMMLTEDKDINEVAEYVANGFQGEQPASYAVCAGCHGMDGKGMAYVAPNIREYDDAIVMAVLKDGKKGNIGVMPSFDGRLNETQEKALATYIRSLGE; encoded by the coding sequence ATGAAATCTATGGTAGTAGGTGGAATTGTTCTTATCATCGCTTTATTAGCAGGAACTTACTTCGCAGCAGGTGATGCTTTTAGTAGCGATATTTCGAATATAAATAGTTTAACAATGTTAGGTGCTGTAGCAATTATTACTATTGTAGTATTTGTTGTACTTAAGTATGTTAATCAAATGAAAAATGATACAGCTAGTGGTGAATTAGCTGAAGATAATTGGGATGGTATCGGTGAGTATAAAAATCCTATTCCTACTGGATGGGGATTAGCATTTATTGGTACTATCATTTGGATGTTCTGGTACTTTACTGTTGGTTATCCAATTAATGGTTTCTCACAAATTGGACAATGGAATGAAGAAACTTTAGAATATAACAAGAAGTTTGAAGCAAAATGGGAAAACCCATCACAAGAAACACTTGAAGCAATGGGAAGTTCATTATACTTAGTACAATGTGCTCCTTGTCATGGTGTTGATGCTGAGGGAATTAACGGTAAAGCTCATAACTTAACAAAAAGATTTGCTAAAGATCAAGTTGTACATGTAATCAAAAATGGTGCAAACAACTTAAAAACTGCATATCCAGCTGGTATGCCTCCAATGATGTTAACAGAAGATAAAGACATCAATGAAGTAGCTGAATATGTTGCAAATGGTTTCCAAGGTGAACAACCAGCTTCTTATGCTGTTTGTGCCGGATGTCATGGTATGGACGGTAAAGGAATGGCTTATGTTGCTCCAAACATCAGAGAGTATGACGATGCTATCGTTATGGCTGTATTAAAAGATGGTAAAAAAGGAAACATTGGTGTTATGCCAAGTTTTGATGGAAGACTTAACGAAACTCAAGAAAAAGCTTTAGCTACATACATTAGAAGTTTAGGAGAGTAA
- a CDS encoding DUF4006 family protein, which translates to MAGNSQMNENERGIFKLHGITGMLIATALLLTILVVLTVNAIKVQQNEADNYYKVNQDLNGLKMNSSDNHKQYELVGNGK; encoded by the coding sequence ATGGCTGGAAATTCGCAAATGAATGAAAATGAAAGAGGAATCTTTAAATTACATGGTATTACAGGGATGCTTATAGCAACTGCTTTATTACTTACAATTCTAGTAGTTTTAACTGTTAATGCAATTAAGGTTCAACAAAATGAGGCTGATAACTATTACAAAGTTAACCAAGATTTAAATGGTTTAAAAATGAATAGTTCAGACAACCACAAGCAATATGAGCTTGTTGGTAATGGTAAGTAA
- a CDS encoding PD-(D/E)XK nuclease family protein, with amino-acid sequence MLEKNRLFVFPTSRAIRTFLGDLKGSNSLLPFTLTIDEFFKKSTIINDKKYCDEEQRFLFLKEAIKDIDVSKLGISDSFTKFLKQNEYIYRFFTELSSEKILIEDIKTADTYDYYFEHLEILSKIYDNYVQILDKNGFVDRVTYFKYFDLNKSYLNKFSEINLVFEGYFTKVEFDIIKAISKEVSLNIKFFSNEYNQKSLEVFKEFIEDDKIEIDFEYVVNMSEKKVTYKNEMKSQNGYVEIKGFNSRVNQIAFIKASIVNCIQKGINPSNIALVLPDESFASTVQLFDNERYFNFAMGKSIENRKLYEVSNAIYNYLNEKEIVNIERLNYLKIDKKYVDDNIQKIYTKICTKENFEFLCEYIKSFENNNELCEKFDDLVYKLKRLLFISENPLLVKDVYKVLLQRIKEIKLDDINSGKITVLGLLETRANSFDAVIICDFNEQFIPKASVKDKFLSSKIKAMTNLPTLSDRELLQKYYYKRLIDSSKEVYISYVNSDSNQITRFANELFAEKIDYNVYDNSYRHILYNNHTLKHFDKAIIDRVDLTKFSWSASSLKSFLDCKRRFYLQYVLKISDHDISLKPKSFELGNIVHEILEKYYTIDESNLELDFRKIENLFNDYRSENPLLALDLEIWKKKLHDFYIYDSKRLQDSKILALEKSFEIEFDGFKLKGIVDRIDFNNQTNRYEVIDYKTSSSLKVDTFKNYEKAIDFQLEFYYLAVNDLYKDDNIDTFYYDLNSVKLIEEIALDKKLELLSTKLEELKELSKNDISFEKTEQKSSCNFCIYKTICDRE; translated from the coding sequence ATGCTAGAAAAAAATAGATTATTTGTTTTCCCCACATCAAGAGCTATTAGAACTTTTTTAGGTGACTTAAAAGGTTCTAATAGTCTTCTTCCTTTTACTCTTACAATTGACGAGTTTTTTAAAAAATCTACTATTATAAATGATAAAAAGTATTGCGATGAAGAGCAAAGATTTTTATTTTTAAAAGAAGCTATTAAAGATATTGATGTTTCTAAACTTGGAATATCAGATAGTTTTACAAAGTTTTTAAAACAAAATGAGTATATATATAGATTTTTTACAGAACTTTCAAGTGAAAAAATATTGATAGAAGATATTAAAACAGCAGATACTTATGATTATTATTTTGAGCATTTAGAGATATTATCAAAGATTTATGACAATTATGTGCAAATACTTGATAAGAATGGCTTTGTTGATAGGGTGACATATTTTAAGTATTTTGATTTAAATAAAAGCTATTTAAATAAGTTTAGTGAAATAAATCTGGTATTTGAAGGCTACTTTACAAAAGTTGAGTTTGATATAATAAAAGCTATTTCAAAAGAAGTTAGTTTAAATATAAAGTTTTTTTCAAATGAATATAATCAAAAATCTCTAGAAGTATTTAAAGAGTTTATTGAAGATGATAAAATTGAAATAGATTTTGAGTATGTTGTAAATATGAGTGAAAAAAAAGTCACTTATAAAAATGAGATGAAATCACAAAATGGTTATGTTGAAATTAAAGGTTTTAATTCAAGAGTTAATCAAATAGCTTTTATCAAAGCTTCGATTGTAAACTGTATTCAAAAAGGAATAAATCCTTCTAATATAGCATTGGTATTACCTGATGAGAGTTTTGCTTCTACAGTGCAGTTATTTGATAATGAACGCTATTTTAACTTTGCTATGGGTAAATCAATTGAAAATAGAAAACTATATGAAGTATCAAATGCAATTTATAACTATCTTAATGAAAAAGAGATAGTTAATATTGAGAGATTAAACTATTTAAAAATTGATAAAAAATATGTTGATGATAATATTCAAAAAATTTATACAAAAATTTGTACAAAAGAAAACTTTGAGTTTTTATGTGAATATATAAAAAGCTTTGAAAATAATAATGAATTATGTGAAAAGTTTGATGACCTTGTTTATAAATTAAAAAGGTTACTTTTTATTTCAGAAAATCCTCTTTTAGTAAAAGATGTATATAAAGTTTTACTTCAAAGAATAAAAGAGATAAAACTAGATGATATAAATTCTGGAAAGATTACTGTTTTAGGATTGCTTGAAACAAGAGCAAATAGTTTTGATGCTGTTATTATATGTGATTTTAATGAACAGTTTATTCCTAAAGCATCTGTAAAAGATAAGTTTTTGTCTTCAAAAATAAAAGCTATGACAAATCTTCCAACTTTAAGCGATAGGGAACTTTTACAAAAGTACTATTATAAAAGGTTGATTGACTCATCAAAAGAGGTTTATATCTCTTATGTAAACTCAGATTCAAACCAAATTACAAGATTTGCAAATGAGTTATTTGCAGAGAAGATAGATTATAATGTATACGATAACTCATATAGACATATTTTATACAATAACCATACTTTGAAACATTTCGATAAAGCTATAATTGATAGAGTTGATTTAACGAAGTTCTCTTGGTCAGCTAGTTCACTTAAGAGTTTTTTAGATTGTAAAAGAAGATTTTACTTACAATATGTTTTAAAAATCTCAGATCATGATATATCTTTGAAACCAAAATCTTTTGAACTTGGAAATATAGTACATGAGATATTAGAAAAGTACTATACTATTGATGAGAGCAATTTAGAACTTGATTTTAGAAAAATTGAAAATCTTTTTAATGACTACAGAAGTGAAAACCCACTTTTAGCTCTTGATTTAGAAATATGGAAAAAGAAACTTCATGATTTTTATATTTATGATTCTAAAAGGCTTCAAGACTCAAAGATTTTAGCTTTAGAGAAAAGTTTTGAGATAGAGTTTGATGGTTTTAAATTAAAAGGTATAGTTGATAGAATTGATTTTAATAATCAAACAAATAGATATGAAGTAATAGATTATAAAACATCTTCATCTTTAAAAGTTGATACTTTTAAAAATTATGAAAAAGCTATTGATTTTCAATTAGAGTTTTATTATCTTGCTGTAAATGATTTATATAAAGATGATAATATTGATACTTTTTATTATGACTTAAACTCTGTTAAATTAATTGAAGAAATAGCTTTAGATAAAAAACTTGAACTTTTAAGTACTAAACTTGAAGAGCTAAAAGAGTTAAGTAAAAATGATATAAGTTTTGAAAAAACTGAACAAAAATCATCTTGTAATTTCTGTATTTATAAAACTATTTGTGATAGGGAATAG